A genomic segment from Thermothielavioides terrestris NRRL 8126 chromosome 4, complete sequence encodes:
- a CDS encoding uncharacterized protein (Contains conserved domain SCA7[pfam08313].): protein MESRKEEEATIKVASAKKSVPPSRPQSFGKIKLKKAAPKQAKPGNWKEANVLVEDGAINAASPGPVINQLGDSSRETFSTGRPLEDPPDMFQCKHCKKGITRTAAKDHIAQCLRIKKEKAQRKKEAREARERLKEAAREEEARKAEEDGAARGGDDDSDDDDERKDGDGKTAGKAKKTNVAGKKRKAEGELDKGKVKKKKDEPKPKTAKPKGPVDVERQCGVLLPNGQPCARSLTCKSHSMSAKRAVPGRSLPYNMLLAAYQKKNQAKQQKAAIDANAPLEDEDDVDGAAVDSDEETAAVMTALAGWHPQPVVPQPVFAPTKRQYQLARLHEQLQTATNGGRVNIFKVVGFGAQRLPEGHPGLFDYDDAPADPDPAMAGGDFSRRSSSYSLGGPPQRRPRLIPTAATAAAAYPASVASSPPFPTPEARGARFTAATTHTEHLAQQRHHQQQARAAPLIPTATSPARHPSKAAQIFQRINPEAQARDGQAKTGAPCQSAGGAGLLPQPLSRAQLSPARSPAQPQTEAQPARRQDSPFTYPPEAIAAAVAICGPHPRRPVVRPPALDASVFPSSGSSAAASAAASISVAPPVAAAAVAAVEGAVIVAGAGRGGRGGGGRKRGRPPRSASALPASQTERAPASRRLRGGAAAATARRK, encoded by the exons ATGGAGTCGCGCAAAG AAGAGGAGGCTACCATCAAGGTTGCCTCGGCCAAGAAATCCGTCCCGCCCTCCCGGCCGCAGTCGTTCGGTAAAATCAAGCTGAAGAAGGCCGCGCCGAAGCAGGCCAAGCCCGGCAATTGGAAGGAGGCCAATGTCCTTGTTGAAG ATGGCGCGATCAACGCCGCATCCCCCGGCCCCGTCATCAACCAGCTCGGGGACTCGAGCCGCGAGACGTTCAGCACGGGCCGCCCTCTCGAAGACCCTCCCGACATGTTCCAGTGCAAGCACTGCAAGAAGGGGATCACGCGAACAGCCGCCAAGGACCACATTGCCCAGTGTCTCAGGatcaagaaggagaaggcccAGCGCAAGAAGGAAGCCCGCGAGGCACGCGAGCGGCTGAAGGAGGCCGCCAGGGAGGAGGAAGCGCGCAAGGCAGAAGAGGACGGCGCCGCTcgtggcggcgacgacgacagtgacgacgacgacgagcgaAAAGACGGCGACGGGAAGACAGCCGGCAAGGCAAAGAAGACCAACGTTGCCGGCAAGAAGCGGAAGGCAGAGGGCGAGCTTGATAAGGGGAAggtgaagaagaagaaggacgagccgaagccgaagacgGCGAAGCCCAAGGGCCCCGTGGACGTCGAGAGGCAGtgcggcgtgctgctgcccaACGGCCAGCCCTGCGCACGGTCTCTGACCTGCAAGAGCCATAGCATGAGCGCGAAAAGGGCCGTGCCGGGCCGGTCGCTGCCGTACAACATGCTTCTCGCTGCCTACCAGAAGAAGAACCAGGCCAAGCAGCAGAAGGCCGCCATTGATGCCAACGCCCCCttagaagacgaggacgacgtcgacggtGCTGCGGtcgacagcgacgaggagacgGCCGCCGTCATGACGGCCCTGGCCGGCTGGCACCCGCAGCCGGTCGTGCCGCAGCCCGTGTTCGCGCCGACGAAGCGGCAGTACCAATTAGCTCGCCTCCACGAGCAACTACAGACTGCCACcaacggcggccgggtcAACATCTTCAAGGtggtcggcttcggcgcccAGCGGCTGCCCGAGGGCCATCCCGGGCTCTTCGACTACGACGACGCGCCGGCCGATCCCGACCCCGCCATGGCCGGTGGCGACTTCTCGCGGCGATCCTCGAGCTACAGCCTCGGTgggccgccgcagcgacgGCC CCGCCTCATCCCCACCGCCgctaccgccgccgccgcctaccCCGCCTCCGTCGCGAGCAGCCCACCATTCCCCACCCCGGAGGCCCGAGGGGCCCGGTTCACGGCTGCCACCACACACACGGAGCACCTTGCCCAACAGCGCCATCACCAACAGCAAgctcgcgccgcgccgttgATCCCCACCGCAACAAGCCCGGCCCGTCACCCTAGCAAAGCGGCGCAGATCTTCCAGCGGATCAACCCAGAGGCTCAGGCCCGCGATGGCCAGGCGAAGACGGGAGCGCCGTGTCAGTctgccggcggggccggatTGCTGCCGCAACCGCTGTCGCGGGCCCAATTGTCTCCGGCCCGGTCCCCGGCCCAGCCTCAAACCGAGGCGcagccagcgcggcggcaagACTCGCCGTTTACGTACCCGCCCGAGGCgatcgccgcggccgtggcgatCTGCGGGCCGcatccccggcggccggtcgtgcggccgccggcgctggatGCGTCGGTGTTTCCCTCTTCTGGATCTTCTGCGGCCGCGTCTGCGGCCGCGTCTATTTCtgtggcgccgccggtggcggcggcggcggtggcggcggtagAAGGGGCTGTGATTGTGGCTGGTGCTGGtcgtggtggtcgtggtggtggtggcagGAAACGGGGCAGACCGCCccgcagcgcctccgccCTCCCGGCGTCCCAGACCGAGCGAGCTCCGGCGTCGAGACGGCTGCGAggcggagcggcggcggcgacggcgaggaggaaatAG